From the Candidatus Neomarinimicrobiota bacterium genome, the window CGGGAGATATTGGGAAGTTTGACGAGGAGGGGTTTCTCAGGATTACCGACCGTAAGAAGAATCTTATTGTCACAAGCGGGGGAAAGAACGTGGCTCCCGGACCTCTGGAGAATGCGCTACTCGCGTCTAAGTACGTCGAGCAGTCTCTTGTGATCGGTGATAGACGGAAGTTCGTCAGTGCCCTGGTGGTTCCTTCGTTCGAAGCGCTGGAAGCGTGGGCAGATGAGAAGGGGATAAAGTTCCAGAATCACGATGAACTAATAGGGAATACTGAGGTTGAGGCTCTATTCAACGATGAACTCATGCACACCATGGAAGGCTTTGCCAGGTACGAAACCGTAAAAAAGATCGCGCTCCTTCCCCGTGAATGGACCATTGCCGACAATGAACTTACTCCCACTCTTAAGGTGAAACGGAAGGTTGTGGAAAAGAAGTACGAAAAGGCGATTGATACCTTGTATGAGGAATCTTCCTGATCCCCTGCCGACGCTCATGCTAAGCTCTGGGAGATCTCTGAATGTCAATATCGTGGGAGCCGGGTCGTGGGGCGGTACGTTCGCCCAACATCTTGTGGGGTTGGGACACAATGTGACGGCGTGGCACGGGGACCCCCATGAGCTGCAGGAAATGTCGAGAACGAGGGTACATCCCTATATAGAAGGTCTTGTTCTGGACAAGAAGATTCGGTTGATAGAGGTGTTTTCCTCTTTTCAGCCTGCAGATATTGCGGTCGTGGCAATCCCTTCACAGGTAGTCAGAGAAGTTCTGGGGAAAACCGCCTTCATCAAGCCGGACACGACAATCGTTAATCTGGCAAAAGGTATAGAAAACGATACGCTGCTTCGAATGAGCGAGGTAATCGCTGAGGTGGCGAACATCCGCCCGTCGAAGATTGCTACCCTCTCGGGTCCCAGCCACGCTGAGGAAGTTGCGCTG encodes:
- a CDS encoding long-chain fatty acid--CoA ligase, giving the protein GDIGKFDEEGFLRITDRKKNLIVTSGGKNVAPGPLENALLASKYVEQSLVIGDRRKFVSALVVPSFEALEAWADEKGIKFQNHDELIGNTEVEALFNDELMHTMEGFARYETVKKIALLPREWTIADNELTPTLKVKRKVVEKKYEKAIDTLYEESS